In one Chlamydiales bacterium STE3 genomic region, the following are encoded:
- a CDS encoding putative CDP-diacylglycerol-glycerol-3-phosphate 3-phosphatidyltransferase (Product derived from UniProtKB/Trembl:D6YSI7;Gene name derived from UniProtKB/Trembl:D6YSI7;EC number derived from UniProtKB/Trembl:D6YSI7) — MMTIPNCISLLRIPLAFFFLQQNVFYRFLAIFIAMLSDGLDGFLARRTKSCSRLGTTLDPMTDKFFVFFVMGIFIQEQRLSLLEATSMLCRDFSNILFAIYLIFSKQWETYRFRAIWCGKLTTFFQFILLLALTYGLDIPEYVYYIFILFGSAALVEFYLSGKRSHQQKSIT; from the coding sequence ATGATGACTATCCCTAACTGCATTTCTCTACTGAGAATCCCTTTAGCATTCTTTTTTTTACAACAAAATGTTTTTTATCGTTTTTTAGCAATTTTCATTGCAATGTTATCAGATGGTTTGGACGGATTTTTAGCAAGAAGAACCAAAAGCTGCTCTCGCTTAGGGACGACACTAGATCCCATGACAGATAAATTTTTCGTTTTTTTTGTAATGGGTATTTTCATACAAGAGCAACGCTTGTCACTTCTAGAAGCCACTTCTATGCTATGTCGAGACTTCTCTAATATTCTTTTTGCAATCTATTTAATTTTCTCAAAGCAATGGGAAACCTATCGCTTTAGAGCCATTTGGTGTGGCAAATTAACAACATTCTTTCAATTCATTCTATTGCTCGCTTTAACCTATGGCCTAGACATTCCAGAATATGTTTATTATATTTTTATTCTCTTTGGAAGTGCAGCATTAGTAGAATTTTACTTAAGTGGAAAACGTTCCCATCAACAAAAAAGTATCACTTAG
- a CDS encoding ADP,ATP carrier protein 1 (Product derived from UniProtKB/Swiss-Prot:Q9Z8J2;Gene name derived from UniProtKB/Swiss-Prot:Q9Z8J2): MSLTSDSQFGPLRSLFWPVYGHELKKLLPMAIMLFLICFNYSALRSMKDALVITTAGAEIIPFIKVWAILPMAVVVTLIFTKLSNCYSQEKVFYIMTTGFLVCYAFFAFILYPLRDTLHPHEFANTLEKVLPSGFKGLISMLRYWTFTAFYVMSELWSTSIMTVLFWGFANEITRLTEARRFYSVLSIVSNFASIAAGFFSISVSYSNIYNPRIPFGSDAWEQTMMLIVIMVIISGIGTMITFRWMNKNVLNDPSYDDLHKIKKEIKSKGKLSFKESLSYVTNSRYLLCIAVIVIAYNLVINLVEVVWKDQMRSMFPSPSDYNSYVNNLLVIQGIASTFLALSMAKLIKRFGWSTTAMITPVVMMVTCLGFFGFIFFKENLGDYATMWLGLSPLAIAVFFGSAQNALSKATKYSVFDATKEMTYIPLSHECKLKGKAAIDGVGSRFGKSGGSLIHQGLLMIFASVTGSAPYVAAILVAVIIFWMFAVRSLGKQFNTLLEEKEASATEQQKEKRSLSPA, translated from the coding sequence ATGTCTTTAACATCGGATTCCCAGTTTGGACCTCTTAGGTCCCTCTTTTGGCCAGTCTACGGGCATGAACTAAAAAAGCTTTTGCCCATGGCTATTATGCTGTTTTTGATCTGCTTTAATTACAGTGCATTACGAAGTATGAAAGATGCACTGGTCATTACAACAGCAGGTGCAGAAATCATTCCCTTTATAAAGGTCTGGGCAATTCTTCCCATGGCAGTTGTTGTTACACTGATTTTTACTAAACTCTCTAACTGCTATAGCCAAGAAAAAGTTTTTTACATTATGACAACGGGCTTTTTAGTCTGTTATGCTTTTTTTGCTTTCATTCTGTACCCTCTAAGAGATACTCTTCACCCCCATGAATTTGCGAATACTTTAGAAAAAGTATTGCCTTCCGGTTTTAAAGGTCTCATTTCGATGCTTCGTTACTGGACATTCACAGCATTCTATGTAATGAGCGAGTTGTGGAGCACCAGTATCATGACGGTTCTTTTTTGGGGATTTGCTAACGAAATCACTCGATTAACAGAAGCACGCCGCTTCTACAGTGTTCTTAGCATTGTATCGAATTTTGCATCTATTGCAGCAGGTTTTTTCTCTATTTCTGTCTCCTATAGTAACATCTATAATCCTAGGATTCCTTTTGGCAGTGACGCGTGGGAGCAGACAATGATGCTGATTGTAATTATGGTCATTATTAGTGGCATAGGAACAATGATTACTTTCCGTTGGATGAATAAAAATGTGTTAAACGACCCAAGCTATGATGATTTGCATAAAATTAAGAAAGAAATAAAATCCAAAGGAAAACTTTCTTTTAAAGAGAGCTTGTCTTATGTAACTAATTCGCGCTACTTACTTTGTATTGCAGTAATAGTGATCGCTTATAACCTCGTAATTAATCTTGTTGAGGTTGTTTGGAAAGACCAGATGCGCAGTATGTTCCCTTCTCCTTCAGATTATAATAGTTATGTAAACAATCTCCTAGTGATTCAGGGGATTGCGTCAACCTTCTTAGCTTTGTCGATGGCCAAACTGATTAAACGTTTTGGATGGTCTACAACAGCAATGATTACACCGGTTGTCATGATGGTGACTTGTTTAGGCTTCTTTGGATTTATTTTCTTTAAAGAGAATTTAGGTGATTACGCAACAATGTGGCTAGGGCTAAGCCCTTTGGCGATAGCTGTTTTCTTTGGCTCGGCCCAAAATGCGCTTAGCAAAGCGACAAAGTACTCGGTTTTCGATGCGACGAAGGAAATGACATATATTCCTTTAAGCCATGAATGCAAGCTTAAAGGAAAAGCGGCAATCGATGGTGTCGGTTCTAGATTTGGAAAATCGGGGGGTTCCTTAATCCATCAAGGCCTTTTGATGATCTTTGCCTCGGTAACGGGGAGTGCCCCTTATGTCGCAGCGATTTTGGTTGCGGTGATCATTTTCTGGATGTTTGCAGTACGATCACTTGGCAAACAATTCAATACATTACTAGAAGAGAAAGAGGCGTCAGCTACCGAACAACAAAAAGAAAAGCGTTCGCTCAGCCCAGCATAA